Part of the Tenebrio molitor chromosome 4, icTenMoli1.1, whole genome shotgun sequence genome, gaacagGTATTGGacggaagaagaaaaaaggtGCAGGATGTGCCGCGAGGAAAGAGAGATGATCGAACACATGTGGAGCTGATGCGGGGAAATGAGAGACAGGGAGAGAAAGGAACGGAAAGAAATACAgaatgaagacggaagggagataagatggatgaaagagatatggaaaAGGAGCGAAAGAATAGAAATAGAAAGGCGTGggggataaaattaaaatgtaattttttgtttttggaatTGTATTATAATCAGGAATTCGAAAGCCCGGAGGGCAAATAAAgcataacgggtgttttttaacatttggcgtcgtagttggcgttgaagaggcgattgtgaatgcactacccgggttacggatcacggatcagctgtttaaatcttacgtttttacacgggtggtgcgctctcaatcgactctccaacgcaaCCTTCCACAGCAGATTTTACTGAACATCCGCCTAATGCAACCGTcagtttggttgcctatctcaaatgaattgacttgtccaCTTTAGAACTGAATATAGCCATTTTACAttgcatattttattgtatgttcagcgaaataaaaaactcactgtatatacCACAGTGTATGTGCACCAAAATTGAGGCCGGAGAAAATTGTAGGTTTGCAGGCAGGAGATTTTAAGGAACAGGTGATTTACAAGAATTCTCTGCACCAAATTGTCCCTATCTACgtgaatattttgtaaaatattcattCTTGAATGACAACACTTAATAATTTCACTTGTCATTGCCGAAACTTGTAATTAGGACATATTGCAATAAATGGCTTTAAAAGAATAAACCATTGTCTTTGTTGACAAAGTGAGAATGtgtttatgtaaataatttgtttactacTTAGAACGGTAACTAATATTTTGCACGAAACAGTCTTTAAAACAACCTCCTTTCATCAAAAAGTCATCATAACCAACTTGACGAACAATTCAACTGAACACTCGTTATATTGTctatttggttttttattatGAATAATTTTCCTTCGCTCCCGACGCTGCGATACAGGCTAACCAATTCCCTGGTGCCCTCTCACTAGTGTGCGGTTGTGGGTTCTCGACGAAACGTTTAAATAATGATGTAACAGTACTTACAGAATAGTCACGAAGTTCTCTAAAATGTTCTCCTGGGGTTTCACATTCCCTCAATCACGACCTTCTAAATAGTCGAGACTCTTGGCTCTCTCCGACCTGTTCATTTGCCAGTTTTCGGCGTTCGCCGTTTGGCGCTACTTTGCAGGCGCCGAAATTGGCGCGAAacgttaaatgtcaaaaagatGACATGTAAAATGATGTTTCGAGACGTGTAAGGAttataaaaagacaaaaatattcaatgAATTGCCTTCAGACAATATTCTACGGAATCGCTGGCTTGAAACTTTAAATATTTGCCCAGGTAgagatttcaaaaatcttttaatcAGCAATAGACTTGCatgtataatttaaaatgtattttaaaattaggtATTCTTCACTAACATAATGTTGTCGGCAAGCCTTTCTAACAGTGCTGCTAATGTACCGATCCCGACTGAAACATCCTGTCTCCGCAAACAGTTCTTTGCTTGCTtaaatcttcattttcttttccttcgTCTACTTCCAATGTTGTGGGTATTAACAAGTACTGaattccgtgaaataattaaatttaagaatacatatgtatattagGAACGATTATCTATGCAATTAATATACTTAACTAATCGAAAATTTCGATTAAAATGTAGTAATCATGTTTTTACCCGACAAAGTAACAACTGGTGACAGCACAATGACAGAAAGTCAAGTTTCAAACCGCGTGGTTCCGAACTCAAATCGCCCGTTCGCTAGCGCCAAACGGCTTACAAGTGCATAATGGTATTTGCACGTATACacgtaattttaaattgtttactAAGAAAACAGAAAAAGAAATGTTCTTCCATTTACCAAGAAATAGCAGGTTTTTTTTACAACTGCCTTTTTCTTTGATTCATTAATACATGGTCCAAGTGATATTTCATGAAACTATGTAGTTTACTAATTCTAAGTGGCAAATATTTGCAGTAGGTAttgaaaataaacatattCATAGCGGAATTGAAGGTCAGATGACGACAAagatgagattttttttatttgtcactcATTCACATTTTTGACGTAGCTAATGCAGTTGTCCCAAAATATACATACAAAGAACTAGCAACAAACATCAGGAACTTGTAGAGCGAGTACCAGAATAACGCAACAACTGCATAATGAACAACACACAAGATTTTAAGTTTCTTCTTTCCTTTAGGAATCGTGTCTAGTGTTTCTTTAAGTAAGTACATTCTAAGACCTAAGATACTATCTCGATTGTACTTGACCCAATCAGTGTCTTCCATATTAAAGTTGAACATTTTCTTATCTTCGTTTCTCATCTGGTCCCACAATTCCAAAACATTATCCTGCTCGAAAGACCATCTGCGAATCGCGAAATACGATATCAAGTCCATCGCCTTGTGCAGTCGCCGATAATTCTTGACAGCTCTGAGAAAAAGAATTGTCAAACGAAAGACAATTTTTAACAGTAACAGTTTACATCGTTGCTCTTCCCACACAGATGAGGACGAAATCGACAAAATACGCCACCACTGTGTGCAAGAAAAAGACACAAATCTTGTGCCAGAGCCTGTTCTCTCTCAGTTTGAAACACAAGTACCACACTATTTTTTCCGGCGGGACCTCCCAACCTATCGGTTTCACGATTTCAATGAATCTCCCTGAAAACAAATGTGAGTGGGTTTCGATAGTTCAAACAGAGTAGTACCCCAAgtaataatgtttttgttgtgACCGGTGTAGTTGTATATTGTGGTGGTACCGGATCGGTGCACCTTCCACGCAGCTGCTAAGGTGCAGTTCGCAACGTAATCAACCGGTACTAATAAAGCTGGACTGTTCTTTTTCGCGTGCATACTTTGCAAGATCCCCAAACCTGCGAGTAGTAGTATTCCAATCACCCCGTTCAGATTGTCAACCCATCCGAGTACCGGTTCTTCGATAGTACTGGTCACTAGAACAAATTGGTACCAAATTTTTGGATTGACGGGTTTGAAAATTACCGATAGCTGGACGTACTATAACCTTTGGTACTTGCAGACTGCTTCTCACCAAGTCCTCGGTGATGCACTTGGTGTAGATGTAGGTGTTCGGGTACTCTCCTAGCAATCTAGAAAGTTGTAATTGAAAGAATTGCGACAGTTTGAATTGCTACAACCGACTTGGATGTGATCGCTTGGAGAGTGTTGTCGTCGACATCATCCACCAAACCCAAGAAACTCTCAGATTTCATGGGTGGGGTGTAGAAGCGTTCCTCGATATGCGAGTGGACACAATTGGAAAACGCGGTAGAAACGTATACAAAAACCTTGAAGTGGTATTAAAAGAACAGTTGAAGCGTTTTCAAACTtaccttcaaattttgcaTCTCCTTTGCCAACTCCAAGACATCTCTAGTTGCTCTGACATTGTGCGAAGCTTCTTTTAAGGTCTGATCGAACTTGACGTTAGCTGCTGCGTGGATGACACAAGTGGTTTCTTTCTTCAGAAGCTTCACGTCCTGGACACCGAGGCCCAAGTGCGGTTTTTGACAGTCGCCACTGATCAAGAACACTTTCTCCGACAAGTTTTTACACTTGATTAGGTCGAAACACTTGAAGAGGAGAGTTAACAGAAGCCAGAACTTCACAAGACACTTACGGGATATTCGAAGAATTCCTCGAAACGTTTTTCGGGAGATTTGCCCTTTTTGGGTCGCACTAAaacatagatttttttgaggTCCCAACATTGTCTCAACAGTTTTTCTATCAGGATTTTCCCCAAGAATCCTGTTCCTCCCGTCAGGAAGATTGACTGCTCCTTGTAGAACTTTCCGATTTGGGCGTCCGAGGACATTGTTGACGTACCACCTAAAAACGACCAAGTGCCgctgtaataaaaaaacaatgtatTTAAGTAAATTGGTTGACCTTGCAAGGGCAACGTATTTTTATACTCAGACGACTGACCTAAGGTTAAGCATATAAAAGCGTgataaatttacaatttacattttctttgttgtaattttttgacttCTTAATAGACCTGAGCAGCAATAACATTTCCATACGAGACAAGGTGACCCTTTAACACTTTTGAACCTGATGCTTCAACACAAAAATGGTTTCGTGTGTAGATGAAATACAGAATTATCTTCGATTTAGCagaaaaaacgtaaaaaaaaaaacaatcgccaatatacagggtgtctaaCTACAGTGTACAGGTGGCATGCGTTGGAATTTGCAATCACGGTGAACTCAAAGGACTTCTATCTTCATTTTGGATAGGACACTTGTTCAGAATACATGACTATGaaattttactaacaatagTTATCTTATAAAACAGGATACACATAATAACCTGGACTTGGACACCTGATATACTTTGACTGAGGTAAAATTGCAATACGAGAATTATAAAAATCTTTTAGTGATGATTGACTGACAGctgacagtgacaaaatagtgagtgacagtgagtgatcacaaaactacaaaattagtaactttttttaaaagttgGCGATGCAACGTTGCCAGACGTTAGTAAGCCATTCCACAGACCACCAGACCTCCCTCGCCCTGACACCATAGATAATATAGTAATATACCACCAtatatacggggtgatcaagaaggactgtttaagttggtaacactgaattgtattttaaatcgtataacaggagtaactttcggttgttgatggcttgtcgttgttaatgctatacctacaacagatatttgtcaaataaatcaacaaaacatatccggttgcagtgttataaataaccgaattaaaaaattttcttaattgtactgccaacttaaacactcctttttgatcacccggtagaatGCAAAGTCAATGTATgcgaaattttttggttttgagAGCTTAGCTCCAAATACAAAGATGTCGCTTGTAATGTTTCTAGCATAGGTTTctataaatatgtatcatGTTTCCACGGCCTCCCAAATATATAAGACACTCGTCTCTTCTTCCGGCCAGTCGCATTCgaaaaatgtctgtttttgaTAACTGAAATTGCTATTGATAACGTAGAACATATAGAACGCAAAGTCCGTTgtagatttttgaaaatcatactcataatatatttcaaaacGAGTCTCTCGGAGACcgtgattttttctttaaattgtgacagtaaaaaaatgtcaaaatataattgtccagtttttaaatgttttaataaaaacttctCTAGGCACCGCTTTCCGAACCTTTTGAGATACATACATCGAAAACTAAACGCTAAAGAcaaggaatttttttaaagttatcGAATTTGTGGAATTAATTTTACTCCAGAAGATTTTACCAGTGATGGAAGACCAAGTCATAGCGCCTATCCCGAACAACCTGCTTTTGAAGGTAAATAACAGTCAGAGTTAGTGGTTTGtgcttttgtatttttttaaatgtatttttctcgttgtaaaaataaatcagtttaaatattaattgatGTTGTTCTTATTAAAAAGAGTATCTACCTATTGGTAATTGAAGGTACTTATGAGGCATTTCCACTGGAAATGCGTCGTAATACAATAcaatttagtaaaataaaacaacaaaatccatttttattgtttttttttttttaatacttagCCCCAAAAATGCAGAGGGCGCTCTTGttttatttcaaacaaattcCCTAAAGTTTGCATTCTATATACGAtagtaccgggtgatcaagaaggactgtttaagttggcagtataattaagaaatttttttaattcagttatttataacactgcaactggatatgttttgttgatttatttgacaaatatctgatataggtatagcattaacaacgacaagccaccaacaaccggaagttactcctgttatacgatttaaaatacgatccagttttaccaacttaaacagtccttcttgatcaccccgtatattattatattatctaTGCCTGACACTAaacagaaaagaaaataaataattaataatcgGCGAGGCCCGgcgaaagaaattaaaaaaaaaatggtataTGCGAGTGACACTGCCGAGGTCACTGACAGTCTGATAAAAATGGCTATGTGAAAGAAATTGCCAAAATGGCGGATTGGAAGATAAAATTCTCGTTACGACCTTCCTTGGAGGTCCACGACCTGGTGGTGTAGGTGATCTGCCGCGGGTCTGCCCAATGTGATGTCCGGGCTCGCCAGGTGGGCTTTGGGGATCAGCCTTCCAACAGGGGCGGCGTGGGTTTAATCCGATTATGCGTtgcctttaaaatttagcggagtagttacagaatacgccccactgtcagaatttgagaattttctcctgtgtgaacggactTTGGGTAAATGTCAACTTGTTAAAACGAAACATCAAGctaactaattttaaagattttaagcgatttagagcctttaaggggctcgtcgaacaaaaaaacgtcgtattcaactcgttcgtgtgtaaattgggctctttatggcactcgtgggcctttaaaactggcccactcatagcataaagagcccaatttacacacctATTTCATCTATTTTCACATAGGTTTCGGATTGAAAACTTTGCAAGacatttataaatagaaaaatgttgggataaatggaataaaaaaaattaaattaaaaattgaaattaaatcttGAATGAAATGATTCACATGAGTTAGTTCttctgtttttcactttttcagTAAACATAAATTGTGCATCCATTTTAACAAGGTTTAGTACACTatggcccggttgtataatagtatattaaaagacaagtttcataagaccagtcttgaagcacgaatgagtgcttcaaggtcttatgaaacgagttttttatactattttttgtaatttgccctttttaagccgtttttaaacaaaaatgtttactttcctcgatttagggaattttgtggcggttggtaatgtcctaattttaaaagtgaaaatttgatcaagtcttcaaagtcgccttttgttttatccaaattctgtcacaaaacacgaatatggaagataatctttcatgtacgcccgctgaaatacgtgaaattgccaaaaatacggtcacgaatttgttgcctgataaatcctgataaataattctttgcacattttgtaatttaaactgacacgcatgacggatcaagctatgccaacctaaaaattttcgtaaaatgttccgtgaaataatggctataaggacatcccagatgatgaggtcgcgttcgttaatatgtctattagagaatcacaatggaggcaaattacaaaaagcttagttaacatcgtgtcagctaacaacgcgtcaagtcagaaatccgcccatttgattggctgattcaaataaaatgttaaaaatcctccaatcagatcgcttgacattatgttaactttaacaacgacttgacatcgctttatacaaccgggcctatCATTTTGAAAGTGGTGAAACTATTAATATTCAACCCCTTTGCTTTCCTAAATTATGAAGAATTGGAATTCTATTGGTTGAATTTAATTATAGAAACAAAATTAAGGTGATGAAGTCTTAACAACAGAAAATGTGTTTAAAGTGTCACATCTgccataaacaatttttatcaattGCTCCCACAACACCTTGTTCTTCTAATCATAAATGCGAGATTTGTCCAAACTCAAGAACTTTTGTTAGTCATGCTTTAACACTTCAGGATGCCATAAAgaatattttgttaatttatcaCCGGTTGAAGAATGTTGTCAAGAAAGAATTGTTAACTCTAAATCTATTGTTCCTATACTTAAAAGAATTCCTATACAGTGACGGCTCGTTAGGGGCGGCAGAGTCGGCCGGGCCGTACCACACATaattacgaattttattttcatattttctgataaaaaaaatgtttacgttccgtatcccacctccactcggcggcacggcaattttgccggagtacatacactattacggataatactatcaagtaatagtgcagtgcttatcaacataattaccggcgtctcgcctccgcattttgactttgttgtgtattatgttctgtgtcaatgttaaggaacttcctcacgatgtgacatgagtataataatatacctttttgaatttcaactaccaatgtgttatctaaatccagaatttttaaatttttaaaaagagattgcggtactattcccgttgctgaaataacaagtggtaaaatcgaaattttttctaaacaccaaagatttctcatagcaacggagagctctaaatatttattaatttttgtgttgtatgtctgtgttatattatgtgaatttggaacagctatatctaaaagatatgcttgcttttgttgtttatttaaaattataatgtctggtctgttatgcttaatatgaatgtcagttaaaattgttctatcaaaatataacttgtaactgtcattttccaaacaactttctggtgtataactataatgtggttgtgtattctttaataaattgaatttaacagctaaattcatgtataattttagcgaatatatcgtgacgttttttatattcgctttgagccaaaacggtgcaagaagaaatgatgtgttcaattgtttccccttcagttccgcaaatcctacatttatcaattatcgattgtaaaccgcatatgtgttttttataacttcttgtatttataacacgatcttgtattgcaaatataaaaccctccgtctcagggtgaatatttgatttcttaagccatgcatgagaggcctaaatattaacttctggttgttccagttctttaaagtatctcccatgtaaagacttctgttttatatttgctatagtgtcaggtatatttggcttaacagtatctgaaattatattatcacttaaatttaaaggtgtgtagcctttatcggctgaaaccaaagcattaaaaaaggtgttatcacgagctctattgaggaaataattttttagtgaagcaatttgattttttagcagtatttctagatttgaaaaacccctaccaccgttttcgcgtggtaaattaaatctttcaatagcagatttaggatggtgtttactaaatttggtaaaaagaactctagttttaatgtttacgttctgtaaattagttttggaccattttataacaccgaaagaataggtcagtaatggaacagcatatgtattaactgctttaattaaattattaccgtttaattttgattttaaaatagatttaattcttaaataaaattgcttttctaaattttcttttataattgattgttgcatatgatttgattgattaatacctaaatatttataaaattctcctttatttaaattttta contains:
- the LOC138127735 gene encoding fatty acyl-CoA reductase wat-like isoform X1; this encodes MKIMNCADQRTVVCGFREMSDRSGFGILMPSCTKGGISFVSHSRRLEAISNSPLNGGTSTMSSDAQIGKFYKEQSIFLTGGTGFLGKILIEKLLRQCWDLKKIYVLVRPKKGKSPEKRFEEFFEYPCFDLIKCKNLSEKVFLISGDCQKPHLGLGVQDVKLLKKETTCVIHAAANVKFDQTLKEASHNVRATRDVLELAKEMQNLKVFVYVSTAFSNCVHSHIEERFYTPPMKSESFLGLVDDVDDNTLQAITSKLLGEYPNTYIYTKCITEDLVRSSLQVPKVIVRPAIVTSTIEEPVLGWVDNLNGVIGILLLAGLGILQSMHAKKNSPALLVPVDYVANCTLAAAWKVHRSGTTTIYNYTGHNKNIITWGRFIEIVKPIGWEVPPEKIVWYLCFKLRENRLWHKICVFFLHTVVAYFVDFVLICVGRATIAVKNYRRLHKAMDLISYFAIRRWSFEQDNVLELWDQMRNEDKKMFNFNMEDTDWVKYNRDSILGLRMYLLKETLDTIPKGKKKLKILCVVHYAVVALFWYSLYKFLMFVASSLYVYFGTTALATSKM
- the LOC138127735 gene encoding fatty acyl-CoA reductase wat-like isoform X2 — its product is MSSDAQIGKFYKEQSIFLTGGTGFLGKILIEKLLRQCWDLKKIYVLVRPKKGKSPEKRFEEFFEYPCFDLIKCKNLSEKVFLISGDCQKPHLGLGVQDVKLLKKETTCVIHAAANVKFDQTLKEASHNVRATRDVLELAKEMQNLKVFVYVSTAFSNCVHSHIEERFYTPPMKSESFLGLVDDVDDNTLQAITSKLLGEYPNTYIYTKCITEDLVRSSLQVPKVIVRPAIVTSTIEEPVLGWVDNLNGVIGILLLAGLGILQSMHAKKNSPALLVPVDYVANCTLAAAWKVHRSGTTTIYNYTGHNKNIITWGRFIEIVKPIGWEVPPEKIVWYLCFKLRENRLWHKICVFFLHTVVAYFVDFVLICVGRATIAVKNYRRLHKAMDLISYFAIRRWSFEQDNVLELWDQMRNEDKKMFNFNMEDTDWVKYNRDSILGLRMYLLKETLDTIPKGKKKLKILCVVHYAVVALFWYSLYKFLMFVASSLYVYFGTTALATSKM